In Bos indicus isolate NIAB-ARS_2022 breed Sahiwal x Tharparkar chromosome 25, NIAB-ARS_B.indTharparkar_mat_pri_1.0, whole genome shotgun sequence, the DNA window GCTCAGCTGCAAATCAATCTGCAGCTGCATTTTTGGCTCCTGGAGAAGATGCAAGGTGTATGTGGGGCGGCGGGAGGGAGTCAGTGGACTTCTCGTCAAGGGAGGAAAATTGCCATGTTTCCTAAGGTACAGGCTCATAGGTGGGCCAGGCCAGAGTCCACCTGGGAACGGGGTGGGGCGCTGTGCAGGTGAAGGGGAACCAGAGGTTGTTCAGGCTTCCCGCGAGAGCTGATAGATGTGACTGTCTCCCTGATGGGGTCTCTGGGAGGGCTGGTCCCTCCAGCACCCTGGGTCTCCCTAGGTCAGGCTGGCCAGGAGCCTTCCAGGCCAGTGTTGATGGTGGGCACCCCTGGAGTGTGCCACTGGGTGGCAGCTTCCTGGCACCACGTGGCTCTCGGTTGTGGGAACCATCTTGGTgtctccagcccccagcccctccaagGGTGACGGCACCCTGCCCCAGGTCAGCTGGAGCACACCTTCAGGGGGTCCTGGCTGCGGGGGTCTGGGTGCCCACAGGCTCAGCTGGCCTCTGCTCAGCCCACGTCTctccctctcaattttgctgaAATGGGAGCCCAAATGAGACGTCTCGGCAGCTGGGGGAACTTGACCCCTCTGGGATTTCCCACCATTTCCTCAGGAGCTTGGCTAGCCGACCCCTTGAAGCCAGTTCCTGCCTCCCACTGGCCAGCTTCCTGTTCCTGGTTTGCCCTGGGCACCAACCAGACCTGGGGCATTGTTCCTATCCGTCCATGCCCACTGACTCTGCGTAGGCTTGGTGTGGCTCCCATAGGCCCTGGACGGCCCAGCCCCACCCCGATCTTGTGTGCTCCTCACCTGTGCCCTGCACCCTGCGTGGCTGCCCCTTGCCAGAGGGCATGGCCCACCTGAGACTGCTCCTGGTTCCACCATCTGCTCGGCCCCAGCCAGGACCTGGGCTTTGAGTGGGAAGTGGAGAAAGGCCCATTTTGGAGGGTCAGGGCACTGCAGGGTCTGGAGCTAGGGGGACATGCAAAAGCCTCCAATGGAACACAGCGTTGGGGGAGTTACCTGAGATTTGGGGTGTCATTCGTCCGTCCACACACTCACTCTCTGGGTATTTACCGAGCACGTCTTCTTCTGCACCCACAGCCTTCTGGGCTTCTTGATGTGGGCAGCAGACCTCTGATGGCTAACCGCACTGGGCGCTTCAGAGAAGCACCCCTCACAGGCTGCAGGGCCAGGAGCTGTGAGCAAAGGCAGCCTGCGGGGCCTTCTTGCACAGGTGACAGTGCCACCACCCAGCCCTTGGAGACCCAGCTAGGCAGAAGGAAGGGGAAGCCTGCTACCGGGGGCCACCTCAGGGCCGGGCCTTGCCAGACCAGCTCACTCTTTAGGAACCCCTCCCAGGAACCCAGGGACACTGTCCCATTctcagggggtgggagggggccgaCGGGGAGGGTGGGGAGCCAGGGCCCCCAGCCGGCGGAAGGAGGGTCTGAAGCAACTCCCCACACTGACACCGGAGGGCGCCTGAAGCCCGCTGTCAGCTTCACCAGCCTGGGCAAGGGCGGTCCAGGGCCCTGGGAGTCCCTCCAGAACTGGACCTAGGTCTCAGCAAAGGCAACCGACCGGGATTCCTGCTCCCTTCCTCCCACTGGAGACTTCTTTGCCTTCTATGTGCTCAGTGCCACACCCtctgctcagctcagttcagtcgctcagtcctgtccgactctctgcgaccccatggactgcagcacaccaggcttccctgtccatcaccaactcccagagtttattcaaactcatgtccatcgacttggtgatgccatccaaccatctcatcctctgtcgtccccttctcctcctgccctcaatctttcccaacatcagggtcttttccaaggagtcagcttttcgcatcagatggccaaagtattggagtttcagcttcagcatcagcccttccagtgaatattcaggactgatctcctttaggatggactggttggatccgcttgcagtccaagggactctcaagagtcttcaacactacagttcaaaagcatcaattcttctgcgctcagctttctttatagtccaactctcacatccatgcatgactactggaaaaaccatagccttgactagacggacctttgatggcaaagtaatatgtccGCTTTTTAATTCCAAggagctttttttccaaggagcaagcgtcatttaatttcatggctgcagtcaccatctacagtgattttgaagcccaagaaaataaagtctgtcactgtttccattgtttccccatctatttgccatgaagtgatgggaccggatgccatgatcttagttttttgaatgttgagctttaagccaactttttcactctcctctttcactttcaccaagagactctttatttcttcttcagtttctgccataagggtggtatcatctgtgtatctgagattattgatatttctcccagcaatcttgattccaccttgtgcttcatccagcctggcatttcccatgatgtactctgcatataagttaaataagcagggtgacaatatacagccttgacatgctcctttcccaatttggaaccagtctgttgttccatgtccagttctgttgtttcttgacctgcatacagatttctcaggaggcaagtaagattgtctggtgttcccatctctttaagaattttccagtttgttgtgatccacacagtcaaaggctttgacatagtcaatgaatgctggcaatttgatctctggttcttctgccttttctaaatccagtctgaacatctggaagttcatagttacgttttgctgaagcctggcttggagaattttgagcactactttactagcgtgtgagatgagtgcaattgtgcggtagtttgagtattctttggcattgcccttctttgggactggaatgaaaactgaccttttccagtcctgtggccactgctgagttttccaaacttgctgggatattgagtgcagcactttcacagcatcatcttttaggatttgaaatagctcaactggaattccatcacttccactagctttgttcgtagtgatgcttcttaatgcccacttgacttcacattccaggatgtctggctctaggtcagtgatcacaccatcatggttatctgggtcatgaaaatcttttttgccCTGTGCGCCCCTTTCTAAATTCGTAGTtgggtaaaatacatataaagctTAGCATCTTCACCATTTCCAAGTGCACTGGGGTGTCGAGTGTGTGTGTCAAACCCctgtcaccaccatcacccccagAACACTCTGTTCCTCCCAGATGAACACCCTGTCCCCATTAAGCACCAATCCCCCATTGCCTTGCCCCAAGCAACCTCCATTCTACTTTTCCactatgaatttgactgttttAGGTACTTCATGTGAGTAGACTCATATTTTGTGActgagaggcttcccaggtggtgctagtggtaaagaacccaccacctgccagttcaggagacataagagacttgggttccatccctgggtcgagaagcttccctggaggagggtgtggcaatccattccagtattcttgcctggagaatcccatggacagaggagccttgtgggctacagtccatggggtcacaaagagccggacatgagcgactaacactttcactttcccacccGCCTTGCCTAGAGCCAGGGGCAACTGAGCCCTTGAGCCCTGTGTGTGCCTGGCTTTTCATTGACCTGGAAGGGCTGTGGGGCCAGAGAAGAGGCGGTGGTCTGCTCGGTCTGGCAGCAGCTCCAATGCCGCCTTCCCATTGGCGCCGTCTGCCTCATCTGTCAGGGTGGACTTCTGGCCCAGGGCAGCAGGAGGCTGGGCCGGGGGGACCTTACACCCAGAGACGGCAGAGGGTCTTTGTCAGCCAAAGCTCTCAGGGACCCCAAGCGGTCCAGTACTGAGGCTGCAGTCCTGGGTTTGGGCCTAAGGCCTCTGTAATCCGACCCCGGCTTTTCACCAGGCTCTTTGGGGCCTGTCTGCTGGGTCCACACCGTCAGGCGTGGTTGTCTGCCCCTCCCTTTTGTCTGGCCGTCTCTGCAATCCCCAGCTGATCACCACGccgcctctcctcctgccctggcctCCACAGTGACACTGGCTGCGAGTTTCCTCTAAAAGAGTGGGCCCGGCTCTAGCTTGGCCCGACCTACCAGGGCCTGACTCCGGGGGCTAGGGCTGTTCTTGCTCCTGCTGCTTCACCGAGCCTGAGCCCGCATCCTGGGGTTACCCACCTGGCATGTGGGGAGTCaccagggccaggctggggagaggtgggggaCGCAGGCCCAGGAACCACTCTTAGAGAGAGCCCCCCAGATGAAGCCCCCCTACCCCAGATGTTCCAGTGGGCATCACTGCCGCCGAAGGCCTGGAGGACAGGGGCCGAGCAGGACGGCGTGCAGGGCGAGGCTGAAGGCGGGCGGGGAGTAGGGGGACCTTGAGGAGGTGACGCAGAACTCCCAGTCCGCGGAGCCCCCTCCCCGGCGCCTCCCGGGCCCCTGGCGAACCGCCCACCCCGAGAGCGCCGCTGCAATTGGTGGAAAGTTCGGGGCCCGCGGCGCGATTGGCTGTCCGGCCCGCCCACTGCCTAAGCCGCTCCCGGCTCCGACCCGGTGCGTGGCCGGCGGCGCGGGCGGTCGGGGCTGTGCGGGGGCCGGGGCCAAGGCCCCGGCTGCTCCCGCCGCGCCCCCGCGCGTCCCCCGCGCCATGCCGACCTCTGCGCTGCTCTGCACACTTTGCTTCTGCCTCTTGGCCGCGGCCGCTCGCGCCGGCTACTCGGAGGACCGCTGCAGCTGGAGGGGCAGGTACGAGCCCCACTGGAAGCCCCCACGGGCCGACCCCTCGGAGCTGTGTGAGCCTCTTAGGCGGGGGCTGGGAGATGTGTCGCCCGCCCTTTCGGGCGCTCCGTCCCGGCGCCGAACCCTTGCCTTTGCCACCTTCGTCTCCCAGACTCTGAACCCCGGGCCTCAATTTCGTTCTCCACCAAGTGGACGCGGCTCTTGGTGCTTGCGGGGACGGGGTGCAGGGGGAACGGGCTGACCGGGTGGGGACGCCGGCCGCCCGTCTCAGAGCCGCCTGTCCGTCCACAGCGGCCTGACCCAGGAGCCCGGCAGCGTGGGACAGCTCGCCCTGGCCTGTGCGGACGGCAAGATCGAGTGGCTGTACCCGGCCGGGGCGCTGCGCCTCACCCTGGGCGGCTCTGAGCCCAGCGCGCAGCCCGGCATCGTCTGCCTGCGGCCGACGCGGCCCTTCGCAGGCGCCCAAGTCTTCGTGGAGCGGACGGGCGGCGGGCTAGAGTTGCTGCTGGCCGAGGGCCAGGGCCCGGCCGGGGCCCGGTGCGCGCGCTGGGGTCCTCGCGAGCGCCGGGCCCTCTTCCTGCAGGCCACCCCGCATCCCGACCTCAGCCGCCGCTTGGCCTCCTTCCGCTTCCAGCTGCGGGAGGACGGGCGTCCGGAGCTGCCCCCGCAGGCCCGCAGCCTTGGAGCGGATGGTGAGTGCGGGTCTGGGTGGAGACCTGACTGTCCTCCCCGTCGCACCGGGGGAGAAACGGAGGCGGCCTGTCACaggcagggcaggtggggaggggcggggggcagaATCCTGGAAGGTGAGACCAGGCAGGGCCACACGGTCCtgaagggctgggggaggggatgacGGCCATAGCTGTCCAGGGCTCCCTGACCCGGCGgtgacctccctcccctcccctagcCCAGTATAACAGAAGTCCACTGTGAGCCTGTCACCATGGAGACGCAGCCCCGCCTCCCCGCAGGGCACCAGGCCCAGCTCTTTGCTCTCCTGGAGGTCGGAGCCTGACCCCACCGGGGATGGCGGGGGTGTCTGCTCTGTCCCCTGACCCCCAAACCCATCATAACCTCCTGCCCCATGGGCTGGGCTGGTGTCTTTGGGCCCCAGGAAGcagctctgggagacagggagTTACTGCCTGCTGGTACTGCATGGGAGACGGGCGGGCACCTGGCCCTGCAGCTCCAGGCCTGTGGGCCCTGTGCCTGCGTGCTGGCCCATGGCTGTGTGTGCATCACACACGCACAAACCTTTAGTGTTACAAGTGCAGGGTGTCTTCAGAGTGTGCACACAAGTTATCTGAGACCACAGGTGCCATCAGGCCCTGAGGGGGATCTGGGAGCTTGCCCTTGCCCTGGACACAGGAGTGTCCAGCTGGGGGAGGGCTCAGGGCTCCACTCCTGACCTGCCCTGCATGTCAGCTGCCTGCAGACCCTGCAGTGATGCCGAGCTCCTCCTGGCCGTGTGCACCAGTGACTTTGGTGAGTGCCCCGCTGCGGGGCGGGTGGTGGGGAGGAGCCAGGGGCCTGTCTTCCCCTGAGGTCACTGGCCAACACGTGTCCCCACAGTGATCTACGGAACCATCCTCGGAGTTGCCCACAACGCAGAGCTACAGGAGTCTGTCATCACCGTGGCAGCTGCACGTGTCCTCCGCCAGACGCTGCCGGTTTTCTGGGTGGGGGGCCCTGGGGGCCAGGGGCAGGCCTCCATTCGCACCCCACTGCACTGTGGCGTGCGCCCTGGCCCTGGCACCTTCCTCTTCATGGGCTGGAACCGCTTTGGTGAGGCCTGGCTGGGCTGTGCTCCCCGCCTCCAGGAATTCAGCCGTGCCTACGCGGCTGCCCACGCTGACCACCTGCACCCCTGCGAGGTGGTGCTGGACTGACAGGCCTGGGAGCAGggtgctggggagggtggggggtggcctGCAGACGGCATTACAGCGTCACCTGCTTTTGAGGTAACAGCGATGACCAATAAGAGCGCTGAATGGATGAGCCAGTGTGCATATGGTCCCCAGCCCCGGCCGCCTCACTCCATTCTGTCCTCCCACAGCCTCGGGACACACAGCTCCCACTTCAGAGAGCCCAAGACCGCGGCCACACAGCCCATGCCCGGGCgaggggctgctgctgggggTGCATGCAGGAACCCCCTCTCATGTGACCCTTGGTCTGCTGCCCCAATGCCAGGTGCTTCTACCACCAGAGTGGGAATGAAAAGGGGCCATAACCCCCAAGGTCTCAGGTGGGCAGGCAGGCAACCCCACTTCCCACCCTGAGGGAAAGGGCTGCGGTTTGGCAACCTGCCGACTTCCCCAAGTGGTGTGCCGCAAGCCCAGCGGTCAccctggccccaccccacccatggGGAAGAATGGGCTTCTGTCCCCAGGCCCCTCCGATGTGTTCCCCCCACAGCTGTGGGGTCTCTCCTGCAGGGGTCCTATTTGTTGCCCATTTCCAGTGGGTGGGGGGTACACAATGGGGTCTCTTAAGGACCGTTTCCACCACCTCTCCCCAGTGGCCTAATTGTCGTTGCCTTGGACCACACGCTCTGGACCATGCTGAAGGCCCTGAGGCTGAAAGGCCCCAGTgccaggcagggggtggggggaagagaagggggtgggaggCTGTGCATGGGGGACTTCGGAAGCTGGAACGAGCTGGCTCTGCTGACCCAGTCCCATAGCTCATATCTGGGGAGATTCCTGGGCTGAGCCCCAGAAACAACTTTCCTTACAGTCCTCACTGGAGAAGCAGCCCTGCCATCCTGCCGGCAGGAAGGGAGCAAGGTTCCTCAGGGCGCCTGCTGCCAGGCTCAGCTGGTGTAGGTGCCTCGTGTGGCCACGCCCAGTGGCTGCTCTGGAGTTCCCATGGGACAGACTGTCTAAGGCTACAGTGCTGGGGGGACATACTTCTTCACTCAGACGGGCCGTGGCTGCGGGGACTGCTGAGAACTGTGAGGGGGAGTACAGCCACCCTGGAGGGCAAGCGCCCCTGGGTTCCTCCCACCTCTGCTGTTCTTAAGGCTCCTTGCGGAGCCTCTTGCTCCCCCAGACTCAGACTGGCAACCCCAGATTGCTCGGGGCTCAGGCCCCAGACCTCCCCTCCGAGTACATCCTGAGTGAGGCCAGCCTCCTGCCTTTAAATACCACCAACATGCTGATGACCCCACATTTGGATCTCCCATGGACCTCTCTCCTCGACCAGACCCTTGTATACTTGTTTCCCTCCCCCACCAACAGGGAGTATCTCAGTAAAGACCAGAGAAGAAGGAGTGGAGTGTGctctcctgccccctcctcctctctgtctgCAAAGGCCCTGGCCAAGGAGAGCTTCCCCTCGGGACCTGAGGGGTGCCTTACCCTTGGCTCTTGGCATGATGGTCTGGCCAGCTCTCCTCTTCTTTGGAGAGAGGCCTACGGCCACACCCAGTGGTCACTGTGGATTGTCTCTGGGACCATCTGTCATAAAAATGTAGGGCAGCTGCCTTGGGGTGGGCCCTCGGCTGGACACTGGCCTCTACCCACCTGCCCCAGGAAGTGCCTCCGATGAAGCACCTCTGATGCACACATCCTCCTCCAGATTAAGTGTTAGCTTTGCAACCAGTTCAGGAGGAGCAGAAAGAGCAGGAGTGGGTGTGGCAACAGGACCAAAGGAGCCCCAGGGTGCTCTGGGAGGCACCAGAAATGCTTGGGCCAGGAGCTTCATGCCTGCTCTCCAGGAAGTAGCCAAAGAGAAAGGTGTGGGTGAGCATGTGGGCTGGGGCTATGGGAGCAGATGCCTTTGGGGCACCGCTGGGTGCGTGTACTTACAGAGGTGTGCACCGGTGCCCAAAGGTGAGGGGCAGATGCAGGTGTGAAAGTGAAGGACTTGTGAATGTGCTCATGGGGGAGTC includes these proteins:
- the METRN gene encoding meteorin, translating into MPTSALLCTLCFCLLAAAARAGYSEDRCSWRGSGLTQEPGSVGQLALACADGKIEWLYPAGALRLTLGGSEPSAQPGIVCLRPTRPFAGAQVFVERTGGGLELLLAEGQGPAGARCARWGPRERRALFLQATPHPDLSRRLASFRFQLREDGRPELPPQARSLGADAACRPCSDAELLLAVCTSDFVIYGTILGVAHNAELQESVITVAAARVLRQTLPVFWVGGPGGQGQASIRTPLHCGVRPGPGTFLFMGWNRFGEAWLGCAPRLQEFSRAYAAAHADHLHPCEVVLD